From a single Phalacrocorax aristotelis chromosome 1, bGulAri2.1, whole genome shotgun sequence genomic region:
- the TMEM50B gene encoding transmembrane protein 50B, whose product MAGFLDNFRWPECECIDWSERRNAIASIVAGVLFFTGWWIMIDAAVVYPKPEQMNHAFHTCGVFSTLAFFMINAVSNAQVRGDSYSDGCLGRTGARVWLFIGFMLMFGSLIASMWILFGAYVTQNTNVYPGLAVFFQNALIFFSTLIYKFGRTEELWG is encoded by the exons ATGGCAGGATTCCTAGACAACTTCCGGTGGCCAGAATGTGAGTGTATTGACTGgagtgaaagaagaaatgccATCGCTTCAATAGTTGCGGGTGTGTTG tttttCACAGGTTGGTGGATAATGATAGATGCTGCAGTAGTTTACCCCAAGCCAGAACAAATGAACCATGCGTTCCATACCTGTGGGGTGTTTTCAACACTAGCTTTTTTCAT GATAAATGCTGTATCAAATGCACAGGTGAGAGGAGACAGCTACAGCGACGGATGTTTAGGAAGAACAG GTGCTCGTGTCTGGCTCTTCATTGGCTTTATGTTGATGTTTGGTTCACTTATCGCTTCAATGTGGATTCTTTTTGGAGCGTATGTTACACAGA ACACTAATGTTTACCCTGGATTAGCAGTGTTTTTCCAAAATGCGTTGATATTTTTCAG TACTCTGATCTACAAGTTTGGAAGAACAGAGGAGTTGTGGGGATGA